A window from Larimichthys crocea isolate SSNF chromosome XXIII, L_crocea_2.0, whole genome shotgun sequence encodes these proteins:
- the LOC113744478 gene encoding vascular cell adhesion protein 1-like isoform X1, protein MSVTAVLSVNMVTASMLLSVFFVSVWFTGALAACPQRSGLFITAPHKMEALSGSCLLIPCTFRAKSEQEFDNSREIFGVWIKSDSNFGPNQNNVIFNSRRTDNIYPMRFTGNLREKNCTTLFSSLTTSYTHTYYFRVENWPFKATAICDPLQITVQDSPPSPRIEISGDLKEKESVSITCSAFTPCPHSPPKLTWNLQQDSHNKIQENTDGTFTTKIQKTITLSDQHDGYNITCSVTYPVNEGKHVKTAEQRKTLSVSYAPKDTSVSISPSGLVSAGSWVNLTCSSRAKPPVSRFTWFKISKDGPMTVSEGPFYSVNVTDVEDYYCVATNDLGNQTSSVIHLGEEPSNGSLQQILGGLFGLIMLICLVVCVCFLRWRWLKSTDSTQQPNQSLTGEELTVYGPTIKTEEEEGNIHYGEIDFSKRRPEPSPSSVQDSGQQQNTLYAQVQVSKTANSLTQTAECPEDLYAQVKKK, encoded by the exons ATGAGTGTCACTGCAGTCCTGTCTGTGAACATGGTGACAGCCAGCATGTTACTGAGTGTCTTCTTTGTTTCAG TCTGGTTTACAGGTGCTTTGGCTGCTTGTCCTCAAAGATCAGGCCTCTTCATTACTGCACCACACAAGATGGAAGCACTGAGTGGATCTTGTTTGCTAATCCCATGTACCTTTAGAGCTAAATCAGAACAAGAGTTTGACAACAGCAGAGAAATCTTTGGAGTGTGGATTAAAAGTGACTCTAATTTTGGACCAAACCAAAATAATGTGATTTTCAACAGTAGAAGGACAGATAACATCTATCCAATGAGATTTACTGGaaacctgagagagaaaaactgcaCCACTTTATTTTCCAGTTTAACCACaagttatacacacacatactacttTAGAGTTGAGAACTGGCCTTTCAAGGCAACAGCTATATGTGATCCTCTTCAAATAACAGTTCAAG ATTCTCCTCCGAGCCCCAGAATTGAGATCTCAGGTGATCTGAAGGAGAAGGAGTCTGTCAGTATAACCTGCTCAGCTTTCACTCCCTGTCCACACTCCCCTCCTAAACTCACCTGGAATCTCCAACAAGACTCTCACAACAAAATCCAGGAAAACACAGATGGGACCTTTACAACTAAAATCCAGAAGACCATCACTCTGTCAGACCAACATGATGGATACAACATCACCTGTTCTGTCACATATCCTGTGAATGAAGGAAAACATGtcaagacagcagagcagagaaagacTCTCAGTGTTTCAT ATGCTCCTAAAGACACCTCAGTGTCCATCAGTCCATCAGGTTTGGTGTCAGCAGGTAGCTGGGTGAACCTGACCTGCTCCAGCAGAGCCAAGCCTCCCGTCAGCCGCTTCACCTGGTTCAAGATCAGCAAAGATGGACCCATGACTGTATCTGAAGGACCGTTTTACAGCGTTAATGTGACAGATGTAGAAGATTATTACTGTGTGGCCACAAATGATCTTGGAAACCAAACATCATCAGTGATTCATCTGGGTGAAG AACCATCCAATGGATCTCTACAACAGATTCTTGGAGGACTCTTTGGGCTCATCATGCTCATCTGCCTGGTTGTCTGTGTTTG TTTTCTGCGTTGGAGGTGGTTAAAGTCGACAGATTCAACTCAACAACCGAATCAG AGTCTAACAGGCGAAGAGCTGACTGTTTACGGGCCAAcgataaaaacagaagaagaggaaggaaacatcCATTATGGAGAGATCGACTTCTCCAAGAGAAGACCTGAACCGTCCCCGTCCTCAGTGCAGGACAGTGGACAGCAGCAGAACACACTGTACGCACAGGTCCAAGTGTCCAAGACAGCAAACAGCTTAACACAGACTGCTGAGTGTCCAGAAGATCTCTACGCTCAAGTGAAGAAAAAATGA
- the LOC113744478 gene encoding vascular cell adhesion protein 1-like isoform X2 has product MSVTAVLSVNMVTASMLLSVFFVSGALAACPQRSGLFITAPHKMEALSGSCLLIPCTFRAKSEQEFDNSREIFGVWIKSDSNFGPNQNNVIFNSRRTDNIYPMRFTGNLREKNCTTLFSSLTTSYTHTYYFRVENWPFKATAICDPLQITVQDSPPSPRIEISGDLKEKESVSITCSAFTPCPHSPPKLTWNLQQDSHNKIQENTDGTFTTKIQKTITLSDQHDGYNITCSVTYPVNEGKHVKTAEQRKTLSVSYAPKDTSVSISPSGLVSAGSWVNLTCSSRAKPPVSRFTWFKISKDGPMTVSEGPFYSVNVTDVEDYYCVATNDLGNQTSSVIHLGEEPSNGSLQQILGGLFGLIMLICLVVCVCFLRWRWLKSTDSTQQPNQSLTGEELTVYGPTIKTEEEEGNIHYGEIDFSKRRPEPSPSSVQDSGQQQNTLYAQVQVSKTANSLTQTAECPEDLYAQVKKK; this is encoded by the exons ATGAGTGTCACTGCAGTCCTGTCTGTGAACATGGTGACAGCCAGCATGTTACTGAGTGTCTTCTTTGTTTCAG GTGCTTTGGCTGCTTGTCCTCAAAGATCAGGCCTCTTCATTACTGCACCACACAAGATGGAAGCACTGAGTGGATCTTGTTTGCTAATCCCATGTACCTTTAGAGCTAAATCAGAACAAGAGTTTGACAACAGCAGAGAAATCTTTGGAGTGTGGATTAAAAGTGACTCTAATTTTGGACCAAACCAAAATAATGTGATTTTCAACAGTAGAAGGACAGATAACATCTATCCAATGAGATTTACTGGaaacctgagagagaaaaactgcaCCACTTTATTTTCCAGTTTAACCACaagttatacacacacatactacttTAGAGTTGAGAACTGGCCTTTCAAGGCAACAGCTATATGTGATCCTCTTCAAATAACAGTTCAAG ATTCTCCTCCGAGCCCCAGAATTGAGATCTCAGGTGATCTGAAGGAGAAGGAGTCTGTCAGTATAACCTGCTCAGCTTTCACTCCCTGTCCACACTCCCCTCCTAAACTCACCTGGAATCTCCAACAAGACTCTCACAACAAAATCCAGGAAAACACAGATGGGACCTTTACAACTAAAATCCAGAAGACCATCACTCTGTCAGACCAACATGATGGATACAACATCACCTGTTCTGTCACATATCCTGTGAATGAAGGAAAACATGtcaagacagcagagcagagaaagacTCTCAGTGTTTCAT ATGCTCCTAAAGACACCTCAGTGTCCATCAGTCCATCAGGTTTGGTGTCAGCAGGTAGCTGGGTGAACCTGACCTGCTCCAGCAGAGCCAAGCCTCCCGTCAGCCGCTTCACCTGGTTCAAGATCAGCAAAGATGGACCCATGACTGTATCTGAAGGACCGTTTTACAGCGTTAATGTGACAGATGTAGAAGATTATTACTGTGTGGCCACAAATGATCTTGGAAACCAAACATCATCAGTGATTCATCTGGGTGAAG AACCATCCAATGGATCTCTACAACAGATTCTTGGAGGACTCTTTGGGCTCATCATGCTCATCTGCCTGGTTGTCTGTGTTTG TTTTCTGCGTTGGAGGTGGTTAAAGTCGACAGATTCAACTCAACAACCGAATCAG AGTCTAACAGGCGAAGAGCTGACTGTTTACGGGCCAAcgataaaaacagaagaagaggaaggaaacatcCATTATGGAGAGATCGACTTCTCCAAGAGAAGACCTGAACCGTCCCCGTCCTCAGTGCAGGACAGTGGACAGCAGCAGAACACACTGTACGCACAGGTCCAAGTGTCCAAGACAGCAAACAGCTTAACACAGACTGCTGAGTGTCCAGAAGATCTCTACGCTCAAGTGAAGAAAAAATGA